The following proteins are co-located in the Cardiocondyla obscurior isolate alpha-2009 linkage group LG12, Cobs3.1, whole genome shotgun sequence genome:
- the Gatc gene encoding glutamyl-tRNA(Gln) amidotransferase subunit C, mitochondrial yields MALLRIGLTYRYFDGSVISLRRGNVIQYLRAYCFSPVLARQQHHQRRKKQNENEVKNSVDYDRSSGEKGPAIDEATIRKIEKLALVGFEYKQSKQVLEEAIAFAEKLRKVHIDETVSPMYSILEKDFIHLRDDVAQQNANQNEILKNAAVVEEEYFVAPLTTKKEKES; encoded by the exons ATGGCTTTGCTGCGAATTGGGTTAACATACAGATATTTTGATGGAAGTGTCATTTCTCTGCGTCGAGGTAAcgttattcaatatttaagaGCTTACTGCTTTTCACCGGTACTTGCGAGACAGCAACATCATCAACGGCGAAAAAAACAGAATGAGAACGAAGTAAAGAACAGTGTCGATTACGACCGATCGAGCGGTGAGAAAGGACCAGCTATTGACGAGGCGACGATTAGGAAAATTGAGAAACTGGCGTTGGTTGGGTTTGAGTACAA GCAGAGTAAACAAGTGCTGGAGGAAGCAATAGCAtttgctgaaaaattacgaaagGTTCATATCGACGAAACGGTGAGTCCAATGTACAGTATTCTGGAGAAGGACTTCATTCATCTGAGGGACGACGTGGCCCAGCAGAACGCTAATCAGAACGAAATATTGAAGAACGCGGCAGTGGTAGAGGAAGAATACTTTGTAGCGCCATTGACGacgaaaaaagagaaagaaagttaA
- the Dnapol-gamma35 gene encoding DNA polymerase subunit gamma-2, mitochondrial yields the protein MSLEIILKTIGTHFLSLSNRMFLYGPQGKLLLRNLEEQWFSHCVTLPQYNVFLCDVISNTLQLLRNNSMDNILPFALATFATSKNVWNESLLPKSNKILSHRTAKINIFVDASDSKSLLHKKQRERKVWWRKLAQHPSRFVLAEAKKTKNLDVTEIEAQFPFGNIITETITYYPGIRKLYPQAENNNDNAADVHMIEHIASLDWGCLALLCDSHLIDESNRPHIHPKLSPYKTTFHIAKSDTETDSDPQVLNRFVLYLNNMLRMKGISTILTNTEQVTEMCLIPYVVSVDKTSLKNGIVHVKNRSTTLSEAVHITDLVKYINLRS from the exons ATGAGTTTGGAGATCATATTAAAGACTATTGGTACACATTTCCTTAGTTTGTCAAATCGGATGTTTTTATATGGACCTCAGGGCAAGTTGCTGTTGAGAAATCTCGAAGAGCAGTGGTTTTCGCATTGCGTCACGTTGCCACAGTATAACGTATTTTTATGCGATGTAATCTCAAATACACTGCAGTTACTACGAAATAACTCAATGGATAACATCTTGCCATTTGCACTTGCCACATTTGCAACATCCAAGAATGTATGGAATGAGTCACTCTTGCCGAAAAGCAATAAAATCCTATCCCATAGAACCgctaaaattaacatatttgtTGATGCGTCGGATTCAAAGAGTTTACTGCATAAAAAGCAAAGAGAACGCAAAGTTTGGTGGCGTAAACTTGCCCAGCACCCCTCGAGATTCGTGCTTGCCGAAGCGAAAAAGACGAAGAATCTCGACGTGACGGAAATAGAGGCTCAGTTCCCCTTTGGAAACATAATCACGGAAACGATCACTTATTATCCTGGCATACGCAAATTGTATCCTCAG gccgaaaataataacgataacgcTGCTGACGTGCATATGATTGAGCATATTGCTTCCTTGGATTGGGGCTGCTTGGCGTTACTTTGCGACAGCCACTTAATCGATGAATCAAATAGACCTCATATTCATCCTAAGTTGTCTCCATACAAAACCACGTTTCACATAGCAAAATCGGACACTGAGACCGATTCAGATCCACAAGTTTTAAATCGCTTTGTCTTATACTTAAATAATATGCTTAGGATGAAAGGGATTTCTACTATATTGACGAATACAGAACAAGTCACAGAAATGTGCCTGATACCGTACGTCGTTTCGGTGGATAAGACTAGTCTTAAAAATGGCATTGTACATGTAAAAAATCGTTCAACGACTCTCAGTGAGGCGGTTCACATTACCGATTTGgtaaagtatattaatttgcgTTCTTAA
- the LOC139107189 gene encoding claspin, with protein sequence MACIVSSLTTTSLTEVYSSERDDDGKDRDEVSSCKITQELNEQVAHNKEHDESNIENNSNDVRDVPMLSNEKSSDQEKLENNEISSITINKRPTDGIDLGESTKENELQLDKKSCDIDNSSNVVKMLTKSSLIDDSIEGSNSNEILNKNSFIAGDNCHSRSPKCLEITKDESSLKNKSIRRITDSESEENIQTNESNNSSQMLYSIVASTTESYRALLDSESEEENTDIENNVPDMSEKIFENKNTKNYQSLIDSESEEESDKDVENNIFVTSEETSENKNIKKKLIKKRKGSIRASKDEAMRQIHSETQRLLRESEVSLPYHRPKQRTLKEFLNRKIISADLPKAPSTAVKLKMSSVIISQILAEKEKEAELFYKSSDSEDDVQSVSDLSKNVKVSSIVNEKEKALTDIDYMCTRDSEIKTNTQDSQDNVQEIVQKDFNEVDHQTTGSFSLIDNDNLNKPSITLKEITNECNRNLLKSSLPRKLFHTSENESNDIFQLNSEVQKTKEIVEPAIISLIEESCINNENEKDKNKITETFNSTNYNKETETFQNVSDTLNRAACANSDDRTEFVKDRNNEKEDECLEIDDVSLSSFNDKIRSEVQDSSTTEECEKSDSHVQGLPLPKFADESLSNKKILPALMSNSKVTLKGSPGMIIDLTDNVKPNLNRVNTLLNRFFSKHSNTKKQNDNTEVSVIHLENTPNGLLPVKEILPYKAPIDTDNSELNKPGAKLMRLKEDLKLQMTLKRNKEWKQKEMELQAQKEETFDAEEENDDLEKLCYESSDSNSDESEPEENDVCIKDKKRSKCLFADDEAEVTDDEDLSTDDGCNESDTDSVKYNKQSTSFNDVNEAESDQEEEEIDDDDDEDEDGDEIKNDNVDAFKTRCGDNDWMSENESNIPPCQPHAEAVTRSQVCKTPLTKPSMLDLVSPITQLSVLNTTLDSNKKNFLEESECLIDKNEFLSIENTQSDELFENLSNTNNKTILRKKLFDDTGETIDDEYLMQLCSGKFESTQKINSDLSSQINTDEIPQLRKPELCSVNSNAKLIDIKQSENSKINDKIVQGINLISDEDSNSINCSREKKVNAINSKLNLRVVSSDDDDEDTFLKPKKRPVIKLNLSDSEEENSQSSDVENEEKDEEVQYIDYDSEENEVTVTSAKNIKKVAADFLEEEAELSESDWDSADEDEKDLDKLEFEEADDEDIDEHKVKDQLERIHMKQILDEDKRDVRLLQELLFDDGDLHTDGNGRERKFKWKNIDKLGDTEMPQISDENDGWVDVQEDEEEAKWSKLRHERDKFLEERTKNCNNEIEDELYDSQIFKLGLEAVRKIKTNESQKQDTSPDKVNASENIEPIMPRSITDFLNGPNTGKKSQTIFNVIKKRSLLTRGEESLARIALLAKQGDSTNYAINKRNFVFPHIDQSTNNTSKKKTDITEDFDSQIKPGKRKMTLNASSESKKRRR encoded by the exons ATGGCATGTATCGTATCTTCTCTGACGACTACTTCGCTCACAGAAGTCTATTCGAGCGAAAGAGATGACGATGGGAAAGATCGTGATGAGGTAAGCAGCTGTAAAATTACTCAAGAACTCAATGAACAAGTAGCACATAATAAGGAACACGATGAAAGTaacattgaaaataattcgaatGACGTTCGCGATGTACCCATGTTGTCAAATGAAAAGAGCAGTGATCAAGAGAAgttagaaaataatgaaatttctaGTATCACGATTAATAAAAGACCAACCGACGGGATCGATTTGGGCGAATCCACTAAAGAAAACGAATTGCAACTTGATAAGAAATCCTGTGATATAGATAATAGCAGCAATGTTGTTAAAATGTTGACGAAATCAAGTCTCATAGATGACTCCATTGAAGGAAGTAATTcaaacgaaatattaaataaaaattcttttattgcTGGTGACAACTGTCATTCAAGATCGCCTAAATGCTTGGAAATTACAAAAGATGAAagtagtttaaaaaataaaagcataagGAGAATAACAGATAGTGAATCTGAAGAAAATATACAAACAAATGAGAGTAATAATTCCTCTCAAATGCTTTATAGTATTGTAGCCTCCACTACTGAAAGCTACCGGGCTTTATTAGATTCTGAATCAGAAGAAGAAAACACAGATATAGAAAACAATGTTCCTGATATGTctgagaaaatatttgaaaataaaaatactaaaaattatCAGTCATTAATAGATTCCGAATCAGAAGAAGAATCGGACAAAgatgtagaaaataatattttcgtcACGTCTGAGGAAAcgtctgaaaataaaaatattaaaaaaaaattgataaaaaaaagaaagggctCTATAAGAGCTTCTAAAGATGAAGCAATGCGTCAAATACATAGTGAAACTCAACGTTTATTACGAGAGTCAGAAGTTTCTTTACCATATCATAGGCCAAAGCAGCGtacattaaaagaatttttaaatagaaaaataatatcagctGATCTTCCAAAAGCACCTTCAACAGCAGTGAAACTTAAAATGTCATCTGTAATAATAAGCCAAATTCTTgcagaaaaggaaaaagaggcagaactattttataaatcgtcAGATTCAGAAGATGATGTGCAATCTGTGTCTGATCttagtaaaaatgtaaaagtttcttccattgtaaatgaaaaagaaaaggcttTAACAGATATCGATTATATGTGTACTCGAGAttcagaaattaaaacaaatactCAAGATTCTCAAGATAACGTGCAAGAGATTGtacaaaaagattttaatgaaGTAGATCATCAAACTACAGGCTCATTTTCCTTAATAGATAACGATAATCTAAATAAACCTAGTATAACGTTAAAAGAGATAACAAATGAATGTAATCGAAATCTTTTAAAGTCTAGTTTaccaagaaaattatttcatacgtCTGAAAATGAATCAAATGACATTTTTCAACTAAATTCTGAAgtacaaaaaacaaaagaaatagtTGAACCTGCTATAATCTCTTTGATTGAGGAAAGTTGTATTAATAACGAGAatgagaaagataaaaataaaattacagaaacATTTAATAGCACAAATTACAATAAAGAAACTGAAACATTTCAAAATGTTAGTGATACATTGAATAGAGCTGCGTGTGCAAATTCTGACGACCGCACGGAATTTGTAAAGGATAGAAACAACGAAAAGGAAGACGAATGTCTTGAAATAGATGATGTATCACTATCATCTTTTAATGACAAAATTCGATCAGAGGTCCAAGACAGTTCTACAACAGAAGAATGTGAAAAGTCCGATAGTCATGTACAAGGTTTACCACTTCCAAAATTTGCAGATGAATctttatcgaataaaaaaatattaccggCATTAATGTCTAATTCGAAAGTTACATTAAAAGGCTCGCCAGGTATGATTATCGATCTAACAGATAATGTAAAACCAAATTTAAATCGTGTTAATACCTTACTAAATAGGTTTTTTTCTAAACATAGTAAtacgaaaaaacaaaatgatAACACCGAGGTAAGTGTAATACACTTAGAAAATACGCCGAATGGCCTTCTTCCAGTAAAAGAAATACTTCCATATAAAGCGCCTATTGATACCGATAATTCCGAATTAAATAAGCCTGGAGCCAAATTAATGCGCTTAAAAGAGGATCTGAAATTACAAATGACTTTAAAGCGTAATAAAGAATGGAAACAAAAGGAAATGGAATTGCAAGCACAGAAAGAGGAAACATTCGACgcggaagaagaaaatgatGATTTAGAAAAATTGTGTTACGAATCAAGTGACAGTAATAGTGACGAAAGCGAACCCGAGGAGAATGATGTTTGTATTAAGGACAAGAAAAGGAGTAAATGTTTATTTGCAGATGATGAAGCTGAAGTTACAGACGATGAGGATTTAAGTACAGATGACGGATGTAACGAAAGTGATACGgattctgtaaaatataataaacagtCGACAAGTTTTAACGATGTAAATGAGGCAGAAAGTGAccaagaagaagaggaaattgacgatgatgatgatgagGATGAAGATGGAGAtgagattaaaaatgataacgtTGATGCATTTAAAACACGTTGTGGAGATAACGATTGGATGAGTGAAAATGAAAGCAATATTCCTCCTTGTCAGCCGCATGCAGAAGCTGTCACAAGGAGTCAGGTGTGTAAAACTCCTTTAACAAAACCAAGTATGCTCGATTTGGTTTCGCCTATAACACAGTTAAGTGTATTGAATACTACTTTagattcaaataaaaaaaatttcttggAGGAATCAGAATGTTTAATTGATAAGAACGAGTTTCTTTCTATAGAAAACACTCAAAGTGACGaactttttgaaaatctaagcAACACGAacaataaaactattttaagaaaaaaattattcgacgaTACTGGAGAAACTATTGACGATGAATATCTTATGCAATTATGTTCCGGTAAATTTGAATCcacgcaaaaaattaattcagattTATCTTCACAAATAAATACCGATGAAATACCGCAGTTGCGTAAACCCGAATTATGTTCTGTAAATTCTAACGCGAAACTAATTGATATTAAACAATcggaaaattcaaaaataaatgacaaaaTAGTTCAAGGTATAAACTTGATTTCAGATGAAGATTCCAATTCTATAAATTGTTcaagagaaaagaaagttaatgcaataaattcaaaattaaatttaagagtTGTCTCTTCGGATGATGATGACGAAGATACGTTTTTAAAACCCAAGAAACGTCCGGTAATAAAACTCAACTTGTCCGATTCGGAAGAAGAAAATTCTCAATCTTCCGATGtagaaaatgaagaaaaagacgAGGAGGTGCAATACATTGATTATGATTCTGAGGAAAATGAAGTGACAGTTACATCggcaaagaatattaaaaaagttgcAGCTGACTTTTTAGAAGAAGAAGCAGAATTAAGTGAAAGCGACTGGGATTCTGCTGATGAAGACGAGAAGGATTTGGATAAGTTAGAATTCGAGGAAGCCGACGACGAGGATATAGATGAGCATAAAGTAAAGGATCAATTAGAAAGAATCCACATGAAACAAATACTTGATGAAGATAAAAGGGACGTTAGGTTGCTTCAAGAGTTATTATTTGATGACGGCGATTTACACACTGATGGAAATGGACGtgaacgtaaatttaaatggaaaaatataG ataaattagGAGATACAGAAATGCCACAAATATCTGATGAAAATGATGGCTGGGTAGATGTGCAAGAAGATGAGGAAGAAGCAAAGTGGAGTAAACTGAGACACGAAAGAGACAAATTTCTTGAGGAAAGAACG aaaaattgtaataacgAAATCGAGGATGAGTTATACGACagtcaaatttttaaactcGGATTGGAAGCAGTCAGAAAAATCAAAACTAATGAATCACAAAAACAAGATACTTCTCCCGACAAAGTAAATGCTTCTGAGAATATAGAACCGATTATGCCGCGGAGTATAACAGATTTCTTGAATGGACCAAATACTGGAAAAAAATCCCAGACGATATTT aatgttataaaaaaacgtTCGCTTTTAACTCGAGGGGAAGAATCGTTAGCGAGGATAGCTTTATTAGCAAAACAAGGTGATTCAACCAATTAtgctataaataaaagaaattttgtctTTCCGCATATTGATCAAAGTACAAATAATACGTCAAAAAAGAAGACTGACATAACGGAAGATTTTGACTCCCAAATTAAg cctggaaaaagaaagatgacATTAAACGCGTCATCGGAATcaaaaaaaagacgaagataa
- the LOC139107191 gene encoding probable ATP-dependent RNA helicase spindle-E, whose product MDDSLVNSIMNMYKSTDPLIITIPVPTCRKRIKDDKCTLRASKPSIESETDYVEEYIKKDNEEYIMAKHNMIYNVNDNMDNISDVSGATAVCKGDTIHLYRTYNFAYRPNNNLPILSVRHKIVSMIESNSIVIIRGSTGCGKTTQVPQFILDSEFEKKQHCNIIVTQPRRIAALSIAKRISEEREWPVGTLVGYEMGLVKSVSRDTRITYCTTGVLLNRLANRKHMMDYTHVILDEVHERDEDMDFLLLIVKKLLRTNSTMVKVILMSATIDVDKFSTYFTTPIKDQLVPAPVIDIPKGSLYNVSIYYLDDLGILGTMPEVDVEPKFTTEMANFAANAILVFDGIDAENKNSNDKATVLVFLPGFSEIEELYGVLLSQTYEEAKWDIVILHSLISTEDQEKIFSKPPKHFRRIILSTNIAESSLTVPNVKYVIDFCLTKLLVTEAGTNYQCLQLCWASKSNCQQRAGRTGRVMDGRVYRMVPRTFYEKVLTEEPVPEMLRAPLANVILKTKLLDMGEPKALLALSLDPPNLSNIRNTVLLLKEVGAFLNKGMEEFDGDLTPLGRVMASLPLDVRVSKLIILGHLFGVLSDAIIIAASMTVKDMFNIGLFELETTYHEKLHWAANSDSDSIAYLNAFKVWRNEKVKRHIKNPKDEKEWARRNSLRVRSLREMDAFINEINHKLRDFGITDTMGPKKDAWENENRIFILKFIIAGAFYPNYFVKFPHNVNDRKRDIEKTLALRNAENTVYLTGWPVKQPGSLYSKKFQEIFSQHIGIKNRENITVSFDGSNRVYIEYETKNRAPNDYTFVRNCIKMRHSRYPIKVNLLCEMDACRRAEELGLTKDYGRVLFQDSNSEEQPYKRYMYDEKPYPDIPEESECRNTLKLQGPYSPIEIELSHLVTIGLTKKVTVEGSSVNSVLLDTCPSNPKELFLVAQSISRDVNNTDHLRLRNTTLLPTVPGLAALIVLIFTPYMELRRSPMGTYYTGALCGLGYNSITERSLFPEHDLEILFDVEFTINDLRKINKLRHWMNVAMHFNHKSEIVDDEEHHDMIINCQNQIKCAFKDVIFKTRKSIEPVLVSNFGKWNRYDETLFLVPSRKTSGKSNIYGLHKALELNERNDQLEELIKHLLELEALAHQDPLEVSIAPVSCKLCQVTVTGIINLRAHLCSTRHTTKLQVIDTTVEFGENLQDLMDKLRI is encoded by the exons ATGGATGATAGTTTGGTAAATAGTATTATGAACATGTACAAATCAACTGATCCCCTTATAATAACTATACCAGTGCCTACTTGTCGTAAACGGATAAAAGATGACAAATGTACACTAAGGGCCAGCAAACCTAGCATAGAATCTGAAACAGACTATGTAGaagaatatataaagaaagataatGAAGAATATATTATG GCAAAACACAATATGATCTATAATGTTAATGATAACATGGACAATATATCAGATGTATCAGGAGCTACAGCTGTTTGTAAGGGAGATACTATTCATCTTTACAGAACATACAACTTTGCTTATCGGCCTAACAATAATTTACCTATTCTTTCTGTGAGACATAAAATTGTATCCATGATTGAGAGCAATTCTATTGTTATTATTCGTGGTTCTACAGGCTGTGGAAAAACAACACAAGTTCCACAATTTATTCTTGATTCAGAATTCGAAAAGAAGCAACATTGCAATATTATAg taaCACAGCCAAGACGTATTGCAGCTTTGAGTATTGCAAAGCGAATCAgtgaagagagagagtggcCTGTTGGTACACTTGTAGGATATGAAATGGGCTTAGTCAAAAGTGTAAGCCGTGACACTCGTATAACATATTGTACAACTGGTGTCCTTTTAAATAGGCTTGCAAACAGAAAGCACATGATGGATTACACTCATGTTATATTAGACGAGGTTCACGAGCGCGATGAAGACATGGATTTCCTTTTACtcatagtaaaaaaattattacgtacaAATTCTACAATGGTGAAAGTTATACTGATGTCTGCAACTATCGACGTTGAtaaattttctacatatttTACAACGCCCATAAAAGATCAACTTGTACCTGCTCCTGTTATCGATATACCTAAGGGTAGCCTTTACAATGTttcgatatattatttagaCGATTTGGGTATTTTGGGTACt ATGCCTGAAGTAGATGTGGAACCAAAATTTACGACCGAAATGGCAAACTTTGCTGCAAATGCTATACTTGTTTTTGACGGTATTGATGCAGAAAATAAGAATAGTAATGATAAAGCCACTGTGTTAGTGTTTTTACCAGGATTTAGCGAAATTGAAGAGTTATATGGCGTACTTTTGTCACAAACATACGAAGAAGCAAAGTGGGATATAGTTATCTTACATTCATTAATCTCGACCGAAGAtcaagaaaagatatttagtaaACCACCCAAACATTTTCGACGTATTATACTATCGACGAATATTGCTGAAAGTAGCCTTACTGTGCCTAATGTTAAATATG TGATTGATTTTTGTTTGACAAAACTTCTTGTTACTGAGGCTGGAACTAATTATCAATGTTTGCAACTTTGTTGGGCAAGCAAATCGAATTGCCAACAACGTGCTGGTCGTACAGGACGCGTAATGGATGGTAGGGTATACAGAATGGTGCCGAGAACATTTTACGAG AAAGTATTGACCGAAGAACCTGTTCCGGAGATGCTCAGAGCTCCGCTTGCGAATGTAATTCTTAAAACAAAACTGTTAGATATGGGCGAACCGAAAGctcttctcgctctttctctagATCCACCCAATCTCAGCAATATACGTAATACTGTATTATTATTGAAAGAAGTTGGTGCATTCCTTAATAAGGGCATGGAAGAATTTGACGGAGATTTGACGCCACTGGGTCGAGTAATGGCCTCTCTTCCGTTAGATGTACGTGTgtcaaagttaattattttgggTCATCTTTTTGGCGTTTTATCGGATGCGATCATTATCGCGGCCAGCATGACCGTCAAAGATATGTTTAATATTGGATTATTTGAATTGGAAACAACCTATCATGAAAAATTGCATTGGGCAGCTAATTCTGACAGTGATAGTATAGCTTACTTGAATGCTTTCAAAGTGTGGCGAAACGAAAAAGTCAAACGTCACATAAAGAATCCTAAAGATGAAAAAGAATGGGCGCGACGTAATAGTCTTCGCGTGAGATCGTTACGTGAGATGGATGCctttataaatgaaataaaccACAAACTGCGTGATTTTGGTATAACAGATACGATGGGCCCCAAGAAAGACGCCTGGGAAAACGAAAATCGTATCTTTATACTTAAGTTTATAATTGCTGGTGCATTTTATCccaattattttgttaaatttccgCACAACGTAAATGATCGTAAGCGAGATATAGAGAAAACGTTGGCTTTACGTAACGCGGAAAATACTGTTTATTTAACTGGTTGGCCAGTGAAACAGCCTGGCTCACTGTACTCAAAGAAATTTCAAGAGATATTTTCACAGCATAtaggaattaaaaatcgtgAGAACATAACTGTATCTTTCGACGGATCAAATCGCGTTTATATTGAATACGAGACAAAAAATCGTGCACCAAACGATTACACTTTCGTTCGAAATTGTATCAAGATGAGACATTCCCGGTATCCAATTAAGGTAAACTTGTTATGCGAAATGGACGCTTGTCGTCGAGCTGAAGAACTGGGACTAACAAAAGATTACGGAAGAGTTCTGTTTCAAGATTCCAATTCGGAGGAACAACCGTACAAACGATACATGTATGACGAAAAACCATACCCGGATATACCAGAAGAGTCTGAATGTCGAAATACATTGAAATTACAAGGTCCCTACTCACCGATAGAAATTGAACTGTCTCATTTAGTAACCATAGGATTGACGAAAAAAGTGACTGTGGAAGGTTCATCGGTAAATTCTGTTCTACTTGACACCTGCCCAAGTAATCCAAAAGAACTGTTTCTGGTGGCACAAAGTATTTCACGAGATGTCAATAATACAGACCATCTAAGGCTTCGAAATACAACTCTCTTGCCTACTGTACCCGGTCTTGCAGCactaattgttttaattttcacacCGTATATGGAATTACGACGTAGTCCAATGGGAACTTATTACACAGGCGCTTTGTGTGGTTTGGGGTACAATAGCATTACAGAAAGAAGCTTATTTCCAGAACACGATCTAGAAATCTTATTTGACGTCGAGTTCACAATAAACGATTTGCGAAAA ATTAACAAGTTGCGCCATTGGATGAACGTTGCAATGCACTTTAATCACAAATCTGAAATTGTAGACGACGAGGAACATCATGATATGATTATAAATTGTCAGAATCAAATAAAGTGTGCGTTTAAAGATGTGATATTTAAAACCCGTAAAAGTATTGAGCCAGTTCTCGTGAGTAATTTTGGCAAGTGGAACCGTTACGATGAGACTCTATTTCTCGTACCTTCTCGGAAAACATCGggaaaaagtaatatatacgGTTTACATAAAGCATTAGAATTGAATGAAAGGAATGACCAGCTGGAAGAATTGATCAAGCATCTATTAGAATTAGAGGCTTTAGCTCATCA AGATCCTCTTGAGGTGAGCATTGCACCTGTTTCCTGCAAGTTGTGCCAAGTGACAGTAACgggcattattaatttacgtgcACATTTATGTTCTACCAGACATACTACAAAGCTACAAGTGATAGACACAACTGTCGAATTTGGAGAAAATTTGCAAGATCTTATGGATAAGTTGAGAATAtag
- the Kdelr gene encoding ER lumen protein-retaining receptor, producing the protein MNGFRLLGDLSHLLAIIILLLKIWKTRSCAGISGKSQILFAIVCTTRYLDLFTTFISAYNTLMKIVFIATSFATVFLMYVKFKATYDHNHDTFRIEFLILPAFVLALLINQELSVLEVLWTFSIYLESVAILPQLFLVTKTGEAESITSHYLFALGSYRGLYLFNWIYRYWSEGHYDLIAIFAGLVQTVLYCDFFYLYITKVLQGKKLQLPA; encoded by the exons ATGAATGGGTTCCGATTGTTGGGCGATCTATCCCATCTTTTAGCTATTATCATATTACTCCTCAAGATATGGAAAACACGAAGCTGCGCCG GTATCAGCGGCAAATCGCAGATTCTCTTCGCGATTGTTTGTACCACCCGTTATCTAGACCTGTTCACCACATTCATCTCGGCATATAACACACTCATGAAGATCGTATTCATTGCTACGTCTTTCGCTACGGTCTTCTTGATGTATGTTAAGTTCAAAGCCACCTACGATCATAATCACGATACGTTTAG AATTGAATTCCTGATTTTACCCGCATTTGTACTAGCTCTGCTGATTAATCAGGAACTATCTGTCCTTGAAGTTTTGTGGACATTCAGCATTTACCTAGAATCGGTGGCGATATTACCGCAATTATTTCTGGTGACAAAAACAGGCGAGGCTGAAAGTATTACCAGTCATTATTTGTTTGCATTGGGATCATATAGAGGCTTGTATCTGTTCAATTGGATCTATCGCTACTGGTCTGAGGGTCATTATGACTTAATTGCAATATTTGCTGGATTGGTGCAAACGGTTCTTTATTGTGACTTTTTCTACCTCTATATTACTAAAGTACTCCAAGGCAAGAAGCTACAACTACCTGCTTAG